The Alteromonas mediterranea DE genome contains the following window.
CAGTGTCTCATCGCCCTGGTGCACCAATCGCTTGAGCGTGGAAATGATGTTAGTCACTCCCAATCCTTTTAACTTTTTTGATAACTGGAGTAGGCCCCTTCACCCCATGCAATTAGCTTGTCATTTTCAAATAAGAGTGGGGTACATTCGTCCTGTGTAGTCAAACCGTCGGCTCGAACGTGCTGGGTTCTGAAAAACATGACTTGAATAGCCATTGACCCCTGTCGTTTGGCCTCGGTAATATCAGGCGAGCCAAGAAGCGCAAGCACCTCTTCTCGTGTACTGCCTAATTTTAATTTAGTAATTTGAACGCGGTTGTATTCTTCACGGTCTTTCCAGTCCATATTTTCTGGTTTATCGGGGTAAAAAGCGATAACCATAAAAACAAACACCGCGTATAACGCGACGCCAGCTAAAATTAGGCGAATGACCTTGGTATTCATGACCGTTACTTCTCGTTTCTCTGTACTCGAATGTTAGTGCTAATCACAGGCCCAAAACAAGGTGACGCGTTGCGCATGACATTCATTCGTTAAACAATACTCTGAGGCAGTGTACCGCAAAATAGCTATTAAACATAAGTAGTAAACGTAAGCAAATGCTTCCTCGAGTTTTTGCCTACCGGCTATTGTTTACTACATAACAGGGCTCGTATGCCGTTCCGGGAAGCTTCATTCTATGCTGTTTTACAAATGACTCTAGCAAAGTATCAACTTTCTGCATAAGCGCACTATTTCCAGTGAGCTCAAAGGGGCCGTGTGCTTTAATTTGGGCGATGCCCTCTGCTTTCACATTTCCTGCCACTATGCCTGAAAACGCTTTACGTAAATTGGCGGCAAGATCGCTTTTGCTTTGGTCATGGTGAAGTTGCAAAGCTGCCATACTCTCATGTGTAGGAATAAACGGCTGTTGAAAGTCTTGCTCAACTTTTAATGACCAGTTAAAACTAAATGCATCACCCATCGCGCCTCTGAACTTCTTAACTTTTTCAAGTTGAAGCCTCATGGTTCGCGCCACTTCCTCAGGATCGTCGATAATAATTTGGTACTTCGATTGTGCTTCTGCACCTAATGTCGCGCCAACAAACGCATCAATGGCTTCGAAATATTCCTCGCTTCCCGCTGGCCCAGTTAAAATAAAAGGAAACGGCTGCTGAGCGTTGCGCTCGTTCATCAATATACCGAGCAAGTACAGCAGCTCTTCGGCTGTACCAACACCACCAG
Protein-coding sequences here:
- a CDS encoding DUF3192 domain-containing protein, yielding MNTKVIRLILAGVALYAVFVFMVIAFYPDKPENMDWKDREEYNRVQITKLKLGSTREEVLALLGSPDITEAKRQGSMAIQVMFFRTQHVRADGLTTQDECTPLLFENDKLIAWGEGAYSSYQKS